The sequence aaaaataattggactcgagaaatattttatattagtaaaatttatccatctaatccaataacatatttaataagagatttaaattatgaaccaatattgggtaaattttataaatttgaacttcaaagagttcaaatttgaagtttcaattattttgcgtccaccctcttctaacgctaaatacatactgcacttgtaaccatgtgttgatgtataaaagcttatcaaatattatgcttatcttgcagtttgtgactcgtattcaacagtatttcatttttttttttggtttgtgcttatgcttattctatttatagattgtgagcaatgttgataagatcagcattgcttgctttgcatactactcagctgtaattacatcacttcagaatatgatgtttagatgagttggttaagcagttggaattataacaataattttgttgcaagttcaaatctgactcaaagactctcgttttgaggagttcgtcgttttttttgaaaggtactttaaaaaataaatgtatccttttttgttttttttttttgaatagattactttaaatattttgtaatcaatattttaacattttttcacttaatagacatcgacccaacacaaaattttaactgtaccaacctaaatattgattactagtacatcaaaaatagatatctttaatatcttaaaaatattaactacgagtaactataatttagggttggactcatcgacccacatcaaaatttaaacgtttattttttgagataatataagctaaaaaaataagttaaatgttaaaaaatgttaaaattttgagtaactgtaagttaaaaaaatgagttaaatggtaaaaatgttaaatttttgagttaaaatgataaaaatgttaaaattttaacatttttgatattgtcttgtagtccggaatatacatactactgctATCATATattgcgaaataaaaaaaaaattctcacaaaTAACATCTGTCATTCGAAAGGAGCCAGAATATTCCATAACGTCTCATAACATCCAAAAATATAGCCACATATAGTACTTCTTGCATTTTAGATCAAAATATCTGGAAAATGTGGAGTGCAGAGTTGAGTTGGAATTGAGTACGTCAGACACCTTCATAAAAGTAATCTACCTATTGCTTCTAAATCTGTGACGGCCCGTGTTATagaatcgttggcataagtcaGTTAGTAAAACAGAGAAAGATACGATTTtctgaaaactaaaaaacacgccaTTTCGAATCTATGCTATTAAAACTGGACTTATGAAAATTAATGTAAATATCTAGGATTCAGAACTTAGAGAAATAAAGACAAAAATATATACCATcgacattttattaattttctatataaaacttAGCAATATATGAACTACGCAGCTTAATTCTAAAAACCTGCTGAAAGCATCGAAACATTTTCGGCCCtctctatacatatatatatatatatatatatataaatttaatctcTCATTTCGCCCTCTTCATCCTCATCATCCACAccttttatatataatacattgTTGCATCGAATAAGCACTTCGCCGAGGTTtcctgaaataaaatatttaatttagcattaatcttGGAATCAATcgaatagtaaatatttatttaagttgtCGAATGTCTTTAATGAGATAAACTTCCTAATATAAGTATACATAGTGAAAAGTGTGccgagtttttaaaaatatagctTTTTGGTGtcaaaagataatttttttctgcggaaagaaaatacatatactataatagaaataaatgaaaaactttaatttaatacCTCTGCTTACAGATGTTTCTTGAAGAGCATGGGAGATGGGAGCACCAAGTATATTAAGTGGCAAGTCTTCAaaatttctaaatcaaaaatacaagtCCAGAGAAGGATCTCTGAGGAACGCACCATAACTTTTCCCCCCGACTATTTCATAGTTAAGCATTTTTACCTACGACGGTATATCatattggaggatggttccatatgtagaagtccacgcaagtggggaaagttactgatcgccattcacttgggagtggccaggacgattcttctgcatatggctcaagcagctcacaacgtccgggattagcccacgtatcctctgcgtagcttccgaacacccattcgggagtgagctaacgtgagaagacgAAACATTCCAAGATAGCTGCTTGTGCGcggggtttgggacccgccacttaaaaatcccccccaatgaaaagattaaaaaagcctcggatgagacctccctatactgatgacgaccactaCAAACGATTAaggatttgagggcatgcacctggaatgcccGGCCCCTTAATGGAGAAGGTGCCACTGCCCgcctggttgatgtcctcgtgagagtaaaggctgacatcactggcattcaagagatgcgatgtacgggacaaggcaagaaaagcgtaggaccttgcgacgtctactacagttgccatgtaaaggagcgcaaattcggtgttggatttgttatgggagagagacttcgtcgccaagtactgtccttcactccggtggacgagcgtctcgcaacaattcGCATCAaggcccgtttttttaacatatcgctaatttgcgcccacgccccgacggaagagaaggacgatgcgaccaatgATTCCTtcaccacgacataaaaatcgtactTCAACgctagggtgggcaaggagggaatttttggtcccacagtcggaaaattcagtctGCACAacaaaacatccggtaacggacagaggctgatcgatttCGCCGGGactcgaaacatggtagtctgcagcaccaaatTATAGCATAAGatgattcaccaagccacctggctgtctcctgatcgaaaaacacgaaaccagatcgattatgttgtgatagatggaagacacgcttctagtgtattagatgtacctACGATCCGAGGACACAACATCGGCTCgtatcactaccttgttgcagccaaactacgtaCACGCctctgcaatcacaacagacagccagaagattcgccactcggctctcactcctgctctcagagagtactgcccaacaaaccggcatgcacaaacaatggagcaacatttctcgttctctacgtaccgtcgccgaagaagaaatcgggttCCGGCGActgttggtacgacgaggaatgtcatgctgccgtagtaagaaaggatgccgcctatagagccatgcTGCGATtgagcgcaacgcgagccatgagggatcgctacagagagctaaaaaaggaagagagacgtaccagaaagttcggcggcttacagaaggttttaagaccggggcgttttcctgtaagaacaaagacggcgatctagtgactgacgtacagagcaatcttaaattatggagtgaACACTCCTCGaagaagatcccgataccccaatcgttgacgacggaattgtcgttccgctacccgatcatgacgaagtgagaatagcgataacgcggctaaagaacaacaaaaccgcGGGCCCCGACGgattgccggctgagctattcaaacatggcggcgaggagctgataAGGTGCATGTATCAGCTCCTaagcaaaatatggtcgaatgaaagcatgcctgccgattggaatttaagtgtgctctgcccaatccataagaagagcgattctgcaatttgtgccaattacctcGGGATTAGTCTTCCAAATATCgcttataaggttctagcgagcgtattgtgagaaaggctgaagcccaccctcaaccaactgattggaccttatcagtatgcctttagacctggaaagtctaccatcgaccaaatattcacaatacgccaaatctttaaaaagacccatgaaaggagaatcgacacacaccatcttttcggtcgacttcaaaactgcattcgacagtatggAAAAGAGTTATTTGtctgccgcgatgtctgaatttggtatctctgcaaaactaatacggctatgcaagatgacgttgctcaacaccaacagcgccgtcacttctttaacctggtgttggagaggatcgtacgagccgcaaaacttaatcgctcaggcacaatattttataagagcgtacaattgttggcgtatgctgaAAACTGAAACTCCCCAAAGACccgtttttatacaattttgagaacaaacgggcagatatctacaactAACCAGAGCCGTTGTAATCTAGAAAGTTGATGGGATTTATGTTAGCGCACTACCCCAGGCtctcgaagaaaggagcacgcAGTGACCCTAATCACGTAAACAacttccttctctgaaaggtgcccacagcttttgcaatggggattaaatggtgaACAAAGCGTctctgcgtgtgtgccgataGTCCAATGACCGGTGAACACAGCTACAAGTTTGAATGGCGAGGGGTTACCAGAACTTACTGCGTCTTGTGTGTATTCTACTAGGCCCAAAGTGTTTTCGAAATTACACACGAAGATATGAAGCTCCTTCTGTGCTGCGCTTCACTGAGCAATAATTTGTGGGAtggggggatgccgatgacctaGTGGgactgagaccaattcagtccatCCCTTCCTGGTACACTCACcagcaatttaatttccctctatgttcctgcacacccaagagatttgacaacacaacaacaacatcctCCTTACTGGAGTTGACTAGTATAAATCGGTACCATGGTTTCATCAGTCCCTAGATAGAAggttgactatcggaaaaaatgtgaaTATCTTGTCACTCCCGCGTTCTCTAAGCATTCTGTATGCCTGCAGTTTAAAGGAAacgataaattggctgattggCCCCTGATTGGCAATATCCACGAATACAAAGGTACCAGTATTGGTACAGGGTTTCCCTTCGTCCCAATGCAGCATATTTGCAAAGATTGCTCTGGcccgaccctcaaactccagtttgcggatagatatatacgaagttcagagaaatacggtaTTAACGGCCAGAAAATGATATGTAAAAAATAAGTTCTTCCATGTTCATTACTTATATTATCTAAAAATCTCATGCTTATCGttaccaaaaaattgggttttccgccaaaaaggatgtaagttatatatatacatataggtatatacaattttttaggtaGAAATACGAAGAATATACAATCCCCACATTTGTTCTGACAACAGTCGGTTCCACGTTACCAGATCGACCAGAACTTAgatccgaccaaggactgccactGCAGCAACAGTCCCAATTATATATGAAGAACGTTGATGCTGCTACAGCGACCACTACACATGCTTCATTAAAACATCCCATCTAACATTAACATAACTATGGCTACGCTTAATGGAACGCTAATGCAGGCATGCTTGTTACAATATAACAATGGCGATTGGAAATAACGCGATATAAGTCCGGTTCAAAACGTCATGCGACATTTAATAAATATGTTGGCTCTCACACTGTCCCTTAAATACTGCAATAACGAATATCTTACCGGTAATTTGACCATCAGCAGTGTGCTCTTCGGTATTGGCAAGTTGCATGTTCATATACCCATCCACAGAAACCAAGTATCCTTTATATTCGTGGCCCCATTTCAGCTTTATTATAACAGCTTTTCCAGTCAAACCATTAAGAAATGGTTTGGGATTAATTGGCATAGCAGCAGACATGGTTGCAAAGTTTTTTGTCACACTAAAAAATCACCGGCAAAATAAAAACCACACGCGCTTAGAAATGGACCGATACCAAATAACACATACTATCTATCGATAGTTTTAGTAACTCTGTGTTCGGACTGCACCGTTCGATGGACTGCGCAAATAAAAGAATGTGCAGTTTTATTGCGCAGTATACTTGATAGCTTGTTTAAAtccaaaaagcaaaattttccgTAGTtcctttagtttttattaaattttaattattgattGCACttctaaaatactaaaaatttgtttgttacttcataattgtttattttgatttttattctgTTCTTGTCCTGCAGCATAGTGTatagtttgtattattttatatttagagaTAATAATAGATGATATATAAAATAACTGTCATTCAACCTTTTTTACAttggaattattttttacaaaaggaagaaaaattagTTGTTTGTgaagcgaaagcaatggaaactggCAAACACAATGGCgtcaacgacaaaaaaaaacgcaaaaatctgaatttgaagaaatttttataatgCGAACTCTGACAATTACAACCCGACATTTTGTTCTTATTagcttgtttaatttaaaaactataaatcttAAAATCACGAGCAATACCAAGCCATCCACTAAGTTTTTAACTTCtctaaattttgtttgattAGTTGAAGTGATGGTTGTTAAGCTCGCGAAAAATAAATGAGCAATTTTCGGGTGGTATATCTGTATTCTGTACACCATGTATCTGACTTGAATTTTAACTCGATTCTATTTTTATTGAGTACTAAAATACTCAAGTTCTCAAGTACTCAATATAACCGACTCTGCAAATCACTACTTCCAAACAGAATAGGATTGGACAAGACACAAAAAGTGACAGCATAAcgttgcaaatttaattttttatattatttattttatattttataggtcattaatttcacaaatttttttgtaaattgatGGAAACAGTCTTGTTTTTAGTTGTGTACTTCTTTATTTACCGCTATTTGTATAATGTGCCTTGAGGATTGCAAGATTTATCATATTATAATACGcttacatataagtagatggtctactttttcgtgcttaactcccaatccgtaattaaaaagcgagattttccatacaaaatttctctcccataatctgagattataaaataatcctagataataaccatactttttgacatacaacccctgtgttatcgataattattattacgaatgtatggagaaacatcaaaataaaaactaaatgaaatggaccccggcaaagaaaacaggtttgtagacataattctaataaaaattttgttaggtAATATTAATTAcgcattcatataacagaaaaaagcgaGTGCCCGAAAActctttgtcctcttattacttgttataaaatgtaatatcgaatgcGTATTGCcgctataattttttgaaaccttaataaacgtcgtttacggatttcctacAACTgtttattacaattaaattaactatttctTCTTGTTGTCTTTttttcgttaataataattaaaaacaccgaaatattccaccaaaataatttttataaagaaaaacctTCCGCAACAGAATTGACTGCTGATTGCCAATTTtgcacgtaaaaaaaaaattctgacgtgtacatgaaaatcgccgatacacgtgtatttttattttgtctccTCTTTCCGAAAaggtatatttggttcataggacagcaaaaatgttcgtttttgtaacgcagtgtaattggcgcgtacaccctttttgggtgtttggccgagctcctcctcctatttgtggtgtgcgtcttgatgttgttttagaaatggagggacctacagtttaaagccgactccgaacggcagatatttttttagaagctttttcatggcagaaatacactcggaggtttgccattgcctgccgaggggcaaccgccatcagaaaaaactttttcttaatttttgatctttcaccgagattcgaaccgacgttcgttctccgaattccgaatggcagtcacgcaccaaccctataagccacggcggccgccgctgatagtaggcaaatacttaattagtatattactttacgtatgtagttattcaattgataaaaagtgcacaaaacatatgcatatatctgcaaggttagaagcttactctgaaatcagagtatttgaaggttCCTGCTCAATTTTAAGGTTACTGTCCATTCAATGCTGTGTCTATTAGCTCCTGGTGACGCTCAAGCATGGatgtccagcaggcttatatgtgtgcgtgtcgggtgacactcgtacttacttcgtgtcacacatacttgttgtcggcttttgcatgatgaaaatcaaaaattttagatattagcgtcaagcacgcgacacgcacacatataagctgcagaacatgcatgcttgagcgtcaccaggagctatttgaatgtgcgctgtgcctatgaatgcgcgctggatttcttcaaaagttttaccgaaatttgttttgttgtggcaagtgcacatacatacacacagcatatatatatgcatatatgtatagaaattcacatatttacatttgcatatgccaacttcctgtgtgcctggtaatgaagcgttttctatagaggattttgatttggttgaagggaattcaacagacagacataatatatgtatatatttttggatagtTTGCTCTTTCTAAGTCACTATTGAACTTAccatatgtatttgttttctatgaTAAAGTGCCTTTAGCAAGTCTACAGCGTTAACATGCTTTCTTCCTTCATACAATCAAATTTTACTCAACTGTTGTTTAATTTGAccagttgagtatatttctgttaacttttggtggaaAATATGTCTGTGGTGAACTCCGCGCgtaaaacgagtacccctcgaaattccatacggtcctgtcattgagacttctctatacattaacgttctctggcgaactgtcaaacgaacaatgagagagagaggaacaaagcgaaataagaaaaacccagCCAACCAAAAGTGAACAattcttatattatttatagcggcgcttttttgatttcgaaTATCCatacatattacaaaaaaatttgtatacaaataccgaaaatttggaataaaaatcgctctatttttagtccaaattttcgcctgcggcgctttttttcgaatatatatatggtcatataaatagcaTATTTAGACTTTGAAAGCTAAGAGTTGAATATGTTTGTAAATAATGATTTATTAGGAAAAAaggaacataaaaaataaaaaaattatttacttccagtttaaaacaaaaaaatggtcaaaaagaatttcacttctgatttaatttacgagaacgttaataactcacgaaacctcctggatacataaatagcacatcctaaaatatttcaaataaaagcaaaaacagtaaacaaatcagatagttaagtaataatattattttaccaggctagtattttgtactatatccaccgtttttgattatttcttaAAGCCGTCGCTCCATGCTTTCTTGTGGCATCTTTACTTTGGAATCGAGTACCAAGCCTGCGGCCCATAAATCatgataatttttaaaatttttgttagcgaGTTTGACCTTAACGTCATTTCACAAAGTTTTTATTGGATTGAGAGCAGGGCTCtgagccattgcttcactgtctttgcagtatgctttggatcattgtcctgcataaatgtccaatttaatggaataaactcaaacacaaatggctccattttattctggggtatatccagatactgaaatctatcctatatttttttgtgaacctAGGATGTAGCCCTTGCTTTTTGGACGACGTACAATAGTTTTCCCATCTGGTCCCatcctatttattttggtttcgtcggtccaaagtacttttttccaaaactaaATAGATTTGACTTTGTGGGCTTTTGCAAAGGCAAGTCGGTGTTTGATACATCTTTTTGAGAGGAGTAGCTTTTTTGCTTATGCGTCCAAACAGCTGGACTTCGTTAAGTCGCCTTCCtacaagctttctggacacctgTAGACCAGATTCTTGGTTTATTTCCAGCATTATTTGCCGTGCCGATTTAAAATGATCTGCTTTGCTCTGGCGAATTATAGctctttaaatattaatatcagtttttcgcggctttggttttctttccatttttttgcttAGATAGGATGAATCTTTCTTAACTAGATTAAGAGCattttaaaccattttccgcaacaaacaaatttatttgatcaaagcagatttcgtactaaaaacttcaattaatataatatatataaggttcacatttgcgctatttatctgtccatggctgtacatacatgttacaaaaaatgaaaaatagtgCGAAATCGGATAATTTTTTAGCCCGAATTTTTGCCAGCGCCATGTATAAATTTTACGattaaacaatattttcataagtGGGATTAATTATAAAACCTAAGTTAAGTGCTTGCTGAGTTGACGATTGCTGTATACACTTCTCTTCAACTGTATTTCTGTAAAAGCTGCAAACACGGTCGTAAAAAAAcgtaatttttaacttttcctGGGGGTTCTATAGGGACCCTAGGAGGTTGCGACTTTCATAGTTATAATGGAGTGACTTTGCATGTTCTAATGGGCTTGGTGGGTGGTGCCACTCCCCATCCTCCTCCGCCCCcctattcaaatatatcgtggtagtaatGGAAAGTTTAGCCCTAGTTTTCACTGCTGTAGGAttttatttgaaagcaaaaaatctTCTGGTCTGGCAGGGTATCCTTAGaaagaaagatttataatttataacagCTGGCACCTCCGAGGAACTAAGAAATTTTAAACAGGCGGGATCCCAATTagttaattttgtttaagaGCTTGAAGTAAACCGTATATATCTTTGTGTTTTGTATGTGGCAGTTGataaaaataagttattatGTCCTCTCAACTGCACCAAATCTCGACGTTGTGTGCAGAACTACGCTCGGAAAAGCCTCCAACTCGTAACAAAGCTGCTGAACGCTTAGACACAATATTGGTGAATTCTAAAGACGAACTGATCCAGCGGCTTCGGGGTAAACATACGGACGATATTACTTGGAATGAAATATTCTGCAGTACTATTGATTCGGTGCTCAAGGTTTGCTATTGTGTCTGAATGAAAGTATAAAATGAGTAAACAAATTTATCGTACAGCACGCAGCTAAGGTCGTTGAGTTGAAGGAACAAAAAAGTATCCAAGCCATGTTGAATAAAAATCACGTTTATCGTTCAGTTATTCATAAGCTTATCGATTATAATTTGGAAAGTAAGTCTTGAGCCTTTTCAGTCATTAACAAATACTCTTTGataattattgatttattttctagATTCAAATAACTTCCTATCGAAATCTGCAATTTACCAAGCATTTTGTAACGGCTTTAGCACAACTAGCGCTGTGAAAATTTTTGGTAGCTTGTTTATTCAGATTCTTGAACGGGGGATTTATAAATCTCCCTCCTATGTACGGGAACTTAAAGTGGAAGAATATAATAGTAGGTACACAATTTCATCTAGATTCGGTacatacttaatttttgtatctTTAGATATACTTTCGAATTTGTTTGAGTTAACTATTCCGGGTGATGATATTCTGCACTTCGAGGTTCTAAGCTGCATTGTAAAAACGATTGAATTAGCTGTTCAGTATGTTCATATACAAGATGAAATCATTGAATACTTGCCGGAAATTTTGCCATTTGCGCGCAGAGCAAATGATGACCGAAAAAAATCAGATGTAATAAAattgtactatttttttatatctcagGTAAGGCATGAAactgaaaatcattaaaaaaagtctGGTTTGCATTAAATTCCTTATTCAGCTAACTATAGATTATCATCATGCAGTCTGTGAATCGTTACAAGATATTTTACCAGTAATGTGTGATATTTATAATGTTCAATTGAAGCCagaagtaaaagtaaatattctattaaaattcatatgaaattttataaatattttaaatatatatctgttataggaaatattttatttatccatATACTCTTCTCTACATGCAATATATCCGCACATCACAAATGGTAGTTTTAAAACTATACAAATGACCTTAAAAGACAATTGGCCGAAGACTTTAAACAAACTCAAATCAATAGTGGATTTGGAAATTAGAGAACGCAGTATGGCTATTCAACGACCAAATCAGCCTGGGCGGGAGAAATGTCTGCAGCACTTCATTGAAATGGCTAGCGTTATTGTATATGTAGtaagttgaataaattttaaattgagctCTAAGCTAAATGTTTGTTCATAATTTCCAGTTGTTTTGGCATATTAATGATAAAACCGATTTATCAGTAGGCGACCAACCTATAAACAAGATGGCAAGAGTTTCAGATAAATTGGACATTATGTTACGACTTGTTCAGCATGACAAAACCTTCAACGAAACTTGGtacgtataaaaatatatatatccataaatatatataccgaTATATAAAGGCGAAAGATTTATTCGACAACTGAAGAGAAGCCAGAGTATGCCGATAATGCAGCGAAATTCGCTTGCAATGCCCCAATTATAATCAGCCCAAAAACAGAAAGACTCGATATAAAACGacatataaatacatgcataataCACAAACAGCGGCAGtcattaaaaaactacaagCATGAACACTAttccaatattaataagaaTGGAAACCCTCCACTCTACCCAACAAATATACACGGATTTAAAACCCGAATTTTTTCCCGCCTTCGCCTAGGCCACACAACACAGACCCATGAACatatcttaaaaaaagaaaatcacccTATCTGTTCAACCTGCAACACAAACCAAACATTGGACCACATCCTCAACAAATAACCAAATCACGCCAACGCAAGAAAAGAAATACTAAACTCAGAACAAATAAGCGACATCCTCGCCATTCCCAGTCACTCAAACatcgaaaaaataagcaaattcattaaaactatCGAAATGACAATATAACAAATAATCCAGACACCCACAGACTACACAGAGCTGATGACCTCTGCAGCCAATGctcaaacataattttagtactggtattcataccagtcattaaataataataataataataatataccgatatata comes from Anastrepha ludens isolate Willacy chromosome 3, idAnaLude1.1, whole genome shotgun sequence and encodes:
- the LOC128858611 gene encoding small nuclear ribonucleoprotein F, with the protein product MSAAMPINPKPFLNGLTGKAVIIKLKWGHEYKGYLVSVDGYMNMQLANTEEHTADGQITGNLGEVLIRCNNVLYIKGVDDEDEEGEMRD